One Ignavibacterium sp. DNA segment encodes these proteins:
- a CDS encoding metallophosphoesterase → MALFFIIFFTVYTTLNYYIFIRGWQVLAAYSYLKIPYAFLFVFIAYGYVLAKLLYKVLPSLLYDIILVIGALWFAFFVYFILTLFLLDVLRLFNGWFSFLPQSIINNYESVKKITAIIVILLVSLIVFLGYKNKHDIKIKDLELSLPKGNSNLSELNVVMASDIHLSPIDGEKLLRKIVDKMNSLNPDIILLAGDIVDDNAFILNQRRIGESFRRLKPKYGIYSINGNHEFINEVKSSDKYAEQFGIKFLLDSYVLIDSSFYIIGREDVSMKQFTGKERKSLSEIIKNLDHNYPKILLDHTPVKLEQAEQNGIDLQLSGHTHHGQIWPANIITNLIYELSWGYLKKGNTHYYVSSGAGTWGPPVRTGSSSEIVNIKITFR, encoded by the coding sequence ATGGCATTATTCTTTATCATATTTTTTACAGTTTACACAACACTAAACTATTATATTTTTATTAGAGGCTGGCAGGTTTTAGCTGCTTATTCATATCTAAAAATTCCTTATGCATTTTTATTTGTCTTTATAGCCTATGGATATGTTTTAGCTAAACTTTTATATAAAGTTCTTCCGTCGCTGTTGTATGATATAATTCTAGTAATCGGCGCTCTATGGTTTGCTTTTTTTGTTTATTTTATTCTGACTTTATTTTTACTTGATGTCTTAAGATTGTTTAATGGTTGGTTCAGTTTTCTTCCTCAGTCAATTATAAATAATTATGAGTCTGTAAAAAAAATCACAGCAATAATTGTAATACTGCTAGTAAGCCTGATTGTTTTTCTTGGTTACAAGAATAAGCATGATATTAAAATAAAAGATCTTGAGCTTTCACTTCCTAAAGGCAATAGCAATTTATCTGAACTAAATGTTGTGATGGCTTCGGATATTCACCTTTCACCGATAGACGGGGAAAAACTGCTTAGAAAAATTGTTGACAAAATGAATTCTCTAAACCCTGATATAATTTTACTTGCAGGTGATATTGTTGATGATAATGCTTTTATTTTAAATCAGAGAAGAATTGGTGAATCTTTTAGAAGATTAAAACCTAAGTATGGTATTTATTCAATAAACGGCAATCATGAATTTATCAATGAAGTTAAATCCTCTGATAAGTATGCTGAACAATTCGGGATAAAATTTTTACTGGACTCTTATGTATTAATAGACAGCAGTTTTTATATAATCGGCAGAGAAGACGTTTCAATGAAACAGTTTACCGGTAAAGAAAGAAAGAGTCTATCTGAAATCATAAAAAATCTGGACCACAACTACCCAAAAATTTTATTAGATCACACTCCAGTTAAACTTGAACAAGCTGAACAAAATGGAATTGATTTGCAGCTTTCAGGTCATACACACCACGGACAAATCTGGCCTGCAAATATTATCACAAACCTGATTTATGAACTTAGCTGGGGCTATCTTAAAAAAGGTAATACACATTATTATGTTTCTTCTGGTGCCGGTACCTGGGGTCCGCCGGTCAGAACCGGAAGTTCTTCAGAGATTGTAAATATTAAAATTACTTTCAGATAA
- a CDS encoding pirin family protein, with the protein MEKEVYRSEDRGKANLGWLNTKYSFSFADYYNPKMMHFGMLRVLNDDIINPAMGFGTHPHNNMEIITIITDGQLEHKDSIGMGSVIYKDEVQVMSAGSGITHSEFNPSEEERVNLLQIWIFPKEDNIKPRYDQKLFSAVERKNKLIPAVSGYKKEGSLYIHQDAEIYLGSFDKGKTINYKLNNTEHGAYVFLIEGNIKVLDEDLFRRDAIGITEQSEFTIETVEESYFIIIDVPMN; encoded by the coding sequence ATGGAAAAAGAAGTTTACAGATCTGAAGACAGGGGAAAAGCAAATCTCGGATGGCTGAATACGAAATACAGCTTTAGTTTCGCCGATTATTATAATCCAAAGATGATGCACTTTGGAATGCTTCGGGTTTTAAATGATGATATTATTAACCCTGCAATGGGTTTTGGAACTCATCCGCATAACAATATGGAAATAATTACAATTATAACTGATGGGCAGCTTGAACATAAAGACAGTATTGGGATGGGCTCGGTAATTTACAAAGATGAAGTGCAGGTTATGTCTGCCGGGTCAGGAATTACACATTCCGAATTTAATCCGTCAGAAGAAGAAAGAGTTAATCTTTTACAGATATGGATATTTCCTAAAGAAGACAATATAAAGCCAAGGTATGATCAGAAATTGTTTTCAGCAGTTGAAAGAAAGAATAAACTTATTCCTGCTGTTTCCGGATATAAAAAAGAAGGTTCGCTTTATATCCATCAGGATGCAGAGATTTATCTCGGCAGTTTTGATAAAGGAAAAACTATTAATTATAAACTGAACAATACTGAGCATGGTGCATATGTTTTTCTGATTGAAGGAAATATAAAAGTGCTTGATGAAGATTTGTTTAGACGTGATGCAATCGGAATAACAGAACAATCCGAATTTACTATTGAAACAGTTGAAGAATCTTATTTTATAATTATTGATGTTCCGATGAATTAA
- a CDS encoding glycosyltransferase 87 family protein, with amino-acid sequence MKSLINSSAKSARAKLLFILLGFGVILYAIYILFVSHTLTYDAQPTDSQKISFVLQRILIGLLFFIAIINITKLPFKESWIAWIIFTGLFARLILIPSSPILEDDFYRYFWDGAVTANEYNPYVFSPQEVIDKNPEVPKQILKLSEESGEVINKIKYPKIRTLYPALSQIIFAFSYYLYPWSLTGWKLILLVGDIFLLFFIFRILRELKLPYSFAAIYWLNPIVLHEFFNSAHYDLFTLLFVAVSIYYYLKDEHLVSMVTLSFAVGFKLWPILLLPLFLRKYFNRKIKLAANLAVFGLFLIIIFIPVLRAGIDENQGFIKYASNWINNAAFYTLLKDGIILFTDTFKIYYVCADCIARWIIVGIIILTAFLLIRKPANNNHDLMNKIVIIVAVAFLISPTQFPWYVTWMILPLVFSPKYSLLMYAFLIPLYHLNPIGGYFKYIQHLPVITLFYYEIKKRNSYRIFNYSQPDDEKSIA; translated from the coding sequence ATGAAAAGTCTGATTAATAGTTCAGCTAAATCTGCCCGTGCTAAACTTCTATTTATTCTTTTAGGTTTTGGGGTTATTCTTTATGCCATTTATATTCTTTTTGTCTCTCATACATTAACCTATGATGCACAGCCTACTGACTCACAAAAAATATCATTTGTCTTACAAAGAATTTTAATCGGATTACTTTTTTTCATTGCTATCATAAATATCACAAAACTTCCATTTAAAGAAAGCTGGATAGCCTGGATAATTTTTACCGGATTATTTGCAAGATTAATCCTTATCCCCTCTTCACCAATACTTGAAGATGATTTTTACAGATACTTCTGGGATGGCGCTGTAACAGCTAATGAATATAATCCTTATGTATTCAGCCCGCAGGAAGTGATTGATAAAAATCCCGAAGTTCCAAAACAGATATTAAAACTCTCTGAAGAATCCGGTGAAGTTATAAACAAAATAAAGTATCCTAAAATCAGGACGCTTTATCCTGCTTTGTCTCAGATAATTTTTGCATTTTCATACTATTTATATCCGTGGAGTTTAACCGGATGGAAACTGATATTGTTAGTAGGAGATATTTTTCTTCTCTTTTTTATTTTCCGAATTCTCAGAGAGCTGAAACTTCCATATTCCTTCGCTGCTATTTACTGGCTTAATCCAATTGTACTTCACGAGTTTTTTAACTCAGCTCACTATGATCTTTTTACATTGTTATTCGTAGCAGTTTCCATCTATTATTATCTTAAAGATGAACATCTTGTTTCAATGGTAACCCTTTCTTTTGCAGTAGGTTTCAAACTATGGCCAATATTGCTGCTGCCATTGTTCTTAAGAAAATATTTTAATCGAAAAATAAAACTGGCAGCTAATCTTGCTGTGTTTGGGTTATTTCTAATTATTATTTTCATTCCTGTTTTACGTGCAGGAATAGATGAAAATCAGGGTTTTATTAAATATGCATCAAACTGGATTAACAACGCTGCATTTTATACTCTGCTTAAAGACGGAATTATCTTGTTCACAGATACTTTTAAAATCTATTATGTTTGTGCTGATTGCATTGCAAGATGGATAATTGTCGGGATAATTATTTTAACAGCATTCCTTTTAATCCGTAAACCAGCAAATAATAATCATGACTTGATGAATAAAATTGTAATCATAGTTGCTGTTGCATTTCTTATCAGCCCCACACAATTTCCGTGGTATGTTACATGGATGATATTACCGCTTGTCTTTAGTCCTAAATATTCATTGTTGATGTATGCATTTTTAATCCCGCTTTATCACTTAAATCCGATTGGCGGTTACTTTAAATATATTCAGCATCTGCCTGTCATTACTTTATTTTATTATGAAATTAAAAAAAGAAATAGTTATAGAATTTTTAATTACAGCCAGCCAGACGATGAAAAGAGTATTGCTTAA
- a CDS encoding M20/M25/M40 family metallo-hydrolase yields the protein MFKNILFFVLFAVTINAQSPLIHHELNVVIKPDMSLLEVTDEVTIDKSLVKDGLQFKLHNALSVEPSEMITKLDKLVDAEDIGMDLDDSGTKSDLKLNVYTIKLPPNTSGDLKLFLRYKGKIESPVKQSKENYARGFSESPGIIWEGGVYLAGSTYWVPYFSDELVSFNLTTTLPDNWKTVSVGTRIIDEKKNGQHIDKWESPTPQEEIFLIAAPFYEYDYPMGSVTAYAFLRTPDETLANKYLEATAQYMEMYRKLVGPFPYTKFALVENFWETGYGMPSFTLLGEKIIRLPFILHSSYPHELLHNYWGNSVYVDFKSGNWCEGLTAYMADHLIKEQRGQAVEYRSETLQKFTDYVTPENDFPLSKFSSRFDPPSEAIGYGKTSMMFHMLRRKVGDEQFIKSLQVFNRNNKFKRSSFDDIRKAFEEVTGKDLKWFFDQWVNRTGAPQLALEDVQVNSVRGSNNVSFTLKQIQPEDVFYLDVPVVIVTKDGTKTETVEMNEKETKYNFTVDSAPLKILIDPEFDLMRKLDPRESPPTFTKAFGSKKSVIILPDQKDVHYKQYKDFAELWIKGNENKFSVKSPDEIKELPANESVLLLGMNNKFNSVVNSELKKYNSEILNNGIKFGKREISSDDNSFYISVTNPNNIKEVITLLTIGNNSAVEGLNAKLPHYAKYSYLAFNGSEPSNIEKGVWPVINSPMFKNIVTTDSNIEVKLETRKALASLEPVFSAERMMETVKFLASDELKGRGIGTPELDIAAEYIAKKFEEYGLLPGSDDATYFQSWKQDVLDKKNISLKNIIGIIPGTNPDLSEAVVISAHYDHLGFGWPDVKKGNEGKIHNGADDNASGVSVLLELAKSLGKSLKPARTIIFIAFTAEEAGLIGSRYFVANYKKYPAAKIFAVLNLDTVGRLFGNKLMVLNTNTAREWKFIFMGANFTTGVPTELVTQDLDASDQTAFIEKGIPGVQLFYTGIKSDYHSPEDKADKIDAEGLLKTAAISREVLEYLADRTEPMPFTGTQGETNSTTKKNTGERNASTGAMPDFTFTGEGVKIADVADNSPAANANLQKGDVIIGFEEKPVKNLTEYSNYLKQHKPGDKIKLTIIRNNVKHEVSITLSER from the coding sequence ATGTTTAAAAATATTTTGTTTTTTGTATTGTTTGCAGTAACAATAAACGCTCAAAGTCCATTAATCCATCACGAATTAAATGTTGTAATAAAACCTGATATGTCCTTACTGGAAGTTACCGATGAAGTAACGATTGATAAATCATTGGTTAAAGACGGACTTCAGTTTAAACTTCATAATGCATTATCAGTTGAACCTTCTGAAATGATTACTAAACTCGATAAGCTGGTTGATGCAGAAGATATTGGTATGGACTTAGATGATTCCGGAACCAAAAGTGATCTCAAATTAAATGTTTATACAATTAAACTTCCTCCAAACACTTCCGGCGATCTGAAATTATTTCTTAGATATAAAGGCAAGATTGAATCACCTGTTAAACAAAGTAAAGAAAATTATGCTCGAGGTTTCAGCGAATCACCAGGGATAATCTGGGAAGGAGGAGTTTATCTTGCCGGTTCAACTTATTGGGTTCCTTATTTTAGTGATGAATTGGTTTCATTCAACTTAACTACAACACTGCCGGATAATTGGAAAACGGTATCAGTCGGTACAAGAATCATTGATGAAAAGAAAAACGGACAACATATTGATAAGTGGGAATCTCCGACTCCTCAGGAAGAAATATTTTTGATTGCTGCACCATTTTATGAATACGATTATCCTATGGGAAGTGTAACAGCTTATGCTTTTTTACGAACTCCGGATGAAACATTAGCAAATAAGTATCTTGAAGCAACTGCCCAATACATGGAAATGTACCGCAAACTTGTAGGACCATTCCCTTATACAAAATTTGCGTTAGTGGAAAATTTTTGGGAAACAGGATATGGAATGCCTTCATTCACACTGCTTGGTGAAAAGATTATTCGCTTGCCTTTTATTCTACACTCATCTTATCCGCATGAACTGCTTCACAATTATTGGGGCAATTCTGTTTATGTAGATTTCAAATCTGGTAATTGGTGCGAAGGACTTACTGCTTATATGGCTGATCATCTTATTAAAGAGCAGCGCGGACAAGCTGTAGAATACCGCAGTGAAACTTTGCAAAAATTTACTGATTATGTTACTCCTGAAAATGATTTTCCTCTTTCAAAGTTCTCATCACGTTTTGATCCGCCAAGCGAAGCAATTGGTTACGGAAAAACTTCAATGATGTTTCATATGCTTCGAAGAAAGGTCGGAGATGAGCAGTTTATTAAAAGCCTTCAGGTTTTTAACCGCAATAATAAATTTAAGCGCTCTTCTTTCGATGATATCAGAAAAGCATTTGAAGAAGTTACCGGAAAAGATTTGAAATGGTTTTTTGATCAATGGGTTAATCGCACCGGCGCTCCTCAATTAGCTTTGGAAGATGTTCAGGTAAATTCAGTCAGAGGCTCAAACAATGTTTCTTTTACACTCAAACAAATCCAGCCTGAAGATGTTTTTTATTTAGATGTGCCTGTTGTGATTGTTACTAAAGATGGAACAAAAACTGAAACTGTTGAGATGAATGAAAAAGAAACTAAATATAATTTTACAGTTGATTCTGCACCTCTTAAAATTTTGATTGATCCGGAATTTGATTTGATGAGAAAATTAGACCCAAGAGAATCACCACCAACTTTTACAAAAGCATTTGGTTCTAAAAAATCTGTAATAATTTTACCTGATCAGAAAGATGTACATTATAAGCAGTATAAAGATTTTGCAGAATTATGGATTAAAGGAAATGAAAATAAATTTTCTGTAAAATCGCCGGATGAAATAAAAGAGCTTCCTGCTAATGAGTCTGTTCTGCTTCTCGGTATGAACAATAAATTTAATTCTGTGGTTAATAGTGAGTTAAAAAAATATAATTCAGAGATTCTTAATAATGGAATTAAATTCGGAAAGAGAGAAATTTCTTCAGATGATAATAGTTTCTACATTTCTGTTACCAATCCTAATAATATAAAAGAAGTCATAACTTTATTAACAATCGGAAATAATTCAGCTGTTGAAGGACTTAATGCTAAACTTCCGCATTATGCCAAATATAGTTATTTGGCTTTTAATGGAAGCGAACCTTCAAATATTGAAAAAGGAGTCTGGCCGGTTATTAATTCTCCGATGTTTAAAAACATTGTTACTACTGACAGCAATATTGAAGTTAAATTAGAAACCAGAAAAGCACTTGCTTCATTAGAGCCTGTATTCTCAGCAGAAAGAATGATGGAGACAGTAAAATTTCTTGCCTCTGATGAATTAAAAGGACGAGGAATTGGTACCCCTGAATTAGATATAGCAGCAGAGTATATTGCAAAAAAATTTGAAGAGTACGGATTATTACCAGGTAGCGATGATGCTACTTATTTCCAATCTTGGAAACAGGATGTACTCGATAAAAAAAATATCAGCCTAAAAAATATTATTGGAATAATTCCAGGAACAAATCCTGACTTATCCGAAGCAGTTGTTATCTCAGCTCATTATGATCATCTTGGATTTGGCTGGCCAGATGTTAAAAAAGGAAACGAGGGAAAAATCCATAATGGTGCTGATGATAATGCCAGCGGTGTTTCTGTTCTACTCGAATTGGCAAAGAGTCTTGGCAAGTCACTTAAACCAGCCAGAACAATAATTTTTATTGCTTTCACTGCTGAAGAAGCCGGATTGATCGGCAGCAGATATTTTGTTGCTAATTATAAAAAATATCCGGCTGCAAAAATATTTGCCGTACTTAATCTTGATACGGTTGGAAGATTATTTGGTAACAAATTAATGGTGCTTAATACTAATACCGCACGCGAATGGAAATTTATTTTTATGGGTGCTAATTTTACAACCGGAGTTCCTACAGAGTTAGTTACACAGGATTTGGATGCAAGTGATCAAACAGCATTTATTGAAAAAGGAATTCCTGGAGTTCAGCTATTTTATACCGGTATTAAATCCGATTACCATTCACCTGAAGATAAAGCAGATAAAATAGATGCTGAAGGGTTATTAAAGACTGCTGCAATATCACGCGAGGTCTTAGAATATTTAGCTGATCGAACTGAGCCAATGCCTTTTACTGGTACCCAGGGCGAAACTAATTCCACAACAAAAAAGAATACCGGCGAACGTAATGCAAGTACTGGTGCAATGCCTGATTTTACATTCACAGGCGAAGGTGTTAAAATTGCTGATGTAGCAGATAACTCACCTGCTGCAAATGCTAATTTGCAAAAGGGTGATGTGATTATAGGATTTGAGGAAAAGCCTGTTAAGAATCTTACCGAATATTCTAATTACTTAAAGCAGCATAAACCCGGAGATAAAATTAAATTAACAATCATCAGAAATAATGTAAAGCACGAAGTTAGTATTACCTTGTCTGAAAGATAG
- a CDS encoding ChaN family lipoprotein, with product MKALTILVLLFFLIGSGIAQDFDSERLPIGDSNRKYDFCMVKLNKIFDTKAGKEITYDDMISELKNYRIVMVGESHTNQLYHDVELNVIKGLYEAGKPVVLALEMYNPKQDEALANWVSGKTDPNTFMEQTDYLTTWGHNYRYYKAIFDYAREKHIPMYGVNTEKKYTSKIGRSGVASLTEDDLKAIPKIDTTDIEHKFLIKVLMQGMDATMPDQFNNMYPAQSLWDAAMGEGAIRTAEKYPEATVVLLAGSGHVIYNNGIGKIIQKRSSLSFASVVPVDIPEKNKEEGMMQIRKEIKKEKTDDNKTDMPHKEGMQEKEKHSNPHMLMMSDETPYKIVVKSYADFIWGVKEVKQELYPAFGFSIKDEPQDGGYLVERVMPKTIAFENGLKRNDVILSIDGKTFENSTQLKKYLQFKNWDEQMSFSLLRGDEQVDLSFVIKPVKDDE from the coding sequence ATGAAAGCTTTGACAATACTTGTTTTATTGTTTTTCTTAATAGGTTCGGGTATAGCTCAGGATTTCGATTCTGAAAGATTACCAATTGGCGACAGTAACCGTAAATATGATTTCTGTATGGTTAAACTAAATAAAATATTTGATACAAAGGCTGGCAAAGAGATTACTTATGATGATATGATCTCGGAACTTAAAAATTATCGTATTGTTATGGTTGGTGAATCTCATACAAATCAGCTTTATCACGATGTTGAACTGAATGTAATTAAAGGCTTGTATGAAGCAGGTAAACCTGTTGTTCTTGCTCTTGAAATGTATAATCCAAAACAAGATGAAGCACTTGCAAATTGGGTCAGTGGTAAAACTGATCCAAATACATTTATGGAACAAACAGATTATTTAACTACCTGGGGTCATAATTATCGTTATTACAAAGCCATTTTCGATTACGCAAGAGAAAAACATATTCCGATGTACGGAGTTAATACTGAGAAAAAGTACACTTCTAAAATCGGAAGAAGCGGTGTAGCCAGCCTTACTGAAGATGATCTTAAAGCTATCCCTAAAATAGATACAACTGACATTGAACATAAATTTTTGATAAAAGTTTTGATGCAGGGAATGGATGCAACAATGCCGGATCAATTTAATAATATGTATCCTGCTCAAAGTCTTTGGGATGCAGCAATGGGTGAAGGCGCAATAAGAACTGCTGAAAAATATCCCGAAGCTACTGTTGTTTTATTAGCCGGAAGCGGACACGTGATTTATAATAACGGTATCGGTAAAATTATTCAAAAAAGAAGCAGCCTTTCATTCGCATCTGTTGTTCCGGTTGATATTCCGGAAAAAAACAAAGAAGAAGGTATGATGCAGATCAGAAAAGAGATAAAGAAAGAAAAAACAGATGATAATAAAACTGATATGCCTCATAAAGAAGGAATGCAGGAAAAGGAAAAACATTCAAATCCTCATATGCTTATGATGTCAGATGAAACTCCCTATAAAATTGTTGTAAAAAGTTATGCAGATTTTATCTGGGGAGTCAAAGAAGTAAAACAAGAACTGTATCCCGCGTTCGGATTCAGTATAAAAGATGAACCTCAGGATGGCGGATATTTGGTTGAAAGAGTTATGCCAAAAACAATTGCATTTGAAAACGGCTTGAAACGAAATGATGTTATTCTTTCGATAGATGGAAAGACTTTTGAAAACTCAACTCAGCTAAAAAAATATTTGCAATTTAAAAACTGGGATGAACAAATGTCATTCTCACTTCTAAGAGGCGATGAACAAGTTGATTTATCATTTGTTATTAAGCCTGTTAAAGATGATGAATAA
- a CDS encoding SMP-30/gluconolactonase/LRE family protein, producing the protein MKKIVLYLIISLTYFTLNISGQNSSLQIITGSGKAGFKDGKDAELNKPIRLAPYKNNSVIFADINNHAIRIVTLEGEVTTIAGSPDKKGYRDGLFSEAEFNSPHGVAYDSVYDIIYVAEAGANLIRTITKNKNGEFIVSTLAGVPNEKGFKDGNSDSALFNSPHAVILRKEGGVYVVDIGNSRVRQIIDGIISTVAGSGKSGNDDGKYDEASFVYAIDIVSDGENIFVADAGSNLIRKVIPYKTVETVRLNDTLNTPHGIAVDDNGNIYIADMGTHRILKIDTKGNVTTIAGNGKAGSGINELNRPAAVLVHAGYLWIADLDNHQIKVLKLDN; encoded by the coding sequence ATGAAAAAAATAGTCCTCTATCTAATCATATCATTAACATATTTTACCTTGAACATATCAGGTCAAAATTCTTCATTGCAAATTATTACAGGTTCCGGTAAAGCTGGTTTTAAAGATGGAAAAGATGCTGAGTTAAATAAACCAATCCGGTTAGCACCATATAAAAATAACTCTGTGATTTTTGCTGATATAAATAATCATGCTATCCGGATAGTTACACTTGAAGGAGAAGTTACAACTATTGCCGGCAGTCCGGATAAAAAAGGTTATCGCGATGGTTTATTTTCAGAAGCTGAATTTAATTCTCCTCATGGTGTTGCGTATGACAGCGTTTATGATATTATTTATGTTGCTGAAGCAGGAGCTAATCTTATCAGAACTATTACAAAAAACAAAAACGGAGAATTTATTGTCAGCACCTTAGCCGGAGTTCCAAACGAAAAAGGTTTTAAGGATGGTAATTCAGATTCTGCCTTATTCAATTCCCCCCACGCAGTGATTTTAAGAAAGGAGGGCGGAGTTTATGTTGTTGATATCGGTAACTCACGAGTGCGACAAATAATAGATGGTATTATATCTACTGTTGCCGGAAGCGGAAAATCAGGTAATGATGACGGTAAGTATGATGAAGCTTCTTTTGTATATGCAATTGATATTGTATCAGATGGTGAAAATATCTTTGTTGCTGATGCCGGAAGCAACTTAATCCGGAAAGTAATACCATACAAAACTGTTGAGACCGTTAGATTAAATGACACTCTTAATACTCCTCATGGAATAGCTGTTGACGATAACGGAAATATTTATATTGCTGATATGGGAACTCACAGAATTCTGAAGATTGACACTAAAGGCAATGTTACAACAATAGCCGGAAATGGAAAAGCAGGCTCCGGAATAAACGAACTAAACAGACCTGCAGCCGTTTTGGTGCATGCTGGTTATTTATGGATAGCTGATTTGGATAATCATCAAATAAAAGTTTTGAAACTTGATAATTAG
- a CDS encoding PorV/PorQ family protein, with protein MKKLIIIILIILPVSVFAGGFSKVGTAAAQFLKIGVGARAMGMGGSFTAVANDISTIYWNPAGIANLDRPIIGFTHSEWFADISHDYAGIVIPVSFSDFIAIQAIMLNTGEQEVTTVSSPDGTGIFYDVRDLSIGLSYARQLTDRFSVGVSVKYVVQNLYNVQASSFTFDIGSYLKTGFHNLIIGMAISNFGGTMQLDGRDLITIADINQSFVGNYNPDARLATQEYPLPLIFRAGLSMDVVGGSIESVFQSEDYRLTLAAEGTHLNDNNERFNIGSEISWTETVFVRAGYKINYDTEKWALGLGVNIPVGNQRVAFDYAYISFENLGNVSQFSVQLQL; from the coding sequence ATGAAGAAATTGATAATAATAATTTTAATAATCTTGCCGGTTTCTGTTTTTGCAGGAGGATTTTCAAAGGTTGGCACTGCTGCAGCACAATTCCTTAAAATCGGTGTTGGTGCAAGAGCCATGGGAATGGGCGGCTCGTTTACAGCTGTTGCTAATGATATTAGCACTATCTATTGGAATCCTGCCGGTATAGCAAATCTGGATCGTCCAATTATAGGTTTTACTCATTCAGAATGGTTTGCAGATATTTCACATGATTATGCCGGAATAGTTATTCCAGTTTCTTTTTCGGACTTTATTGCAATTCAGGCAATTATGCTTAATACAGGCGAACAAGAAGTTACCACTGTTTCAAGCCCGGATGGAACCGGAATATTTTACGATGTAAGAGATTTATCAATAGGACTATCTTATGCCAGACAATTAACAGACAGATTTTCTGTCGGGGTATCGGTTAAATATGTTGTGCAGAATCTGTACAATGTTCAGGCTTCATCTTTTACGTTTGATATTGGTTCTTATCTAAAAACCGGATTTCATAATCTTATAATTGGGATGGCAATTTCCAATTTTGGCGGTACTATGCAGCTTGATGGGCGCGATCTGATTACTATTGCTGATATAAACCAGTCTTTTGTCGGCAATTACAATCCTGATGCAAGATTAGCAACTCAGGAATATCCCTTACCTCTGATTTTCAGAGCCGGTCTTTCAATGGATGTTGTCGGAGGAAGCATTGAATCTGTATTTCAATCAGAAGATTATCGCCTTACTTTAGCTGCTGAAGGAACTCATCTTAATGACAATAATGAACGCTTTAATATAGGCAGCGAAATATCCTGGACAGAAACAGTTTTTGTAAGAGCAGGATATAAAATAAATTATGATACAGAAAAATGGGCATTAGGCTTAGGTGTTAATATTCCTGTTGGTAATCAAAGGGTTGCTTTTGACTACGCATATATTAGTTTTGAAAACCTCGGGAATGTATCACAGTTTTCTGTACAACTTCAATTATAA